One genomic region from Knoellia sp. p5-6-4 encodes:
- a CDS encoding PLD nuclease N-terminal domain-containing protein, with product MLIRGGVGVGIILFAVWVYCLLDVIMTDEHRVRSLSKISWILIVLFTFEVGAIAWLVAGRPRSAARERRDAGERSVDPTDAAAGDDGHGGDVEN from the coding sequence GTGCTGATTCGCGGGGGCGTCGGCGTGGGCATCATCCTGTTCGCCGTCTGGGTGTACTGCCTGCTGGACGTGATCATGACGGACGAGCACCGGGTCAGGAGCCTGTCGAAGATCAGCTGGATCCTGATCGTGCTGTTCACCTTCGAGGTCGGTGCGATCGCGTGGCTGGTGGCGGGACGCCCTCGGTCGGCAGCGCGCGAACGGCGTGACGCCGGCGAGCGGTCCGTCGACCCCACGGACGCCGCTGCCGGGGACGACGGCCACGGCGGCGACGTCGAG